A single window of Methanobacteriaceae archaeon DNA harbors:
- a CDS encoding DedA family protein has protein sequence MFSPIEYLSETVIHLIESLGYWGVFIGMTIESACIPLPSEIIMPFAGYVVWEGQMTLWGITLIGTLGNLLGSLIAYFVGLKGGRPLLETYGKYIFITKSRLNLADEWFAKYGHEAVLISRFIPGIRTFISLPAGIANMDLKKFSIYTFFGSLPWCFALGYVGFLMGPQWENIKGYMHLFDTVVGVGVVVFLAYLLYHYHKKAYP, from the coding sequence ATGTTCAGCCCAATAGAATATTTAAGTGAAACAGTAATCCATTTAATAGAATCATTAGGTTACTGGGGTGTTTTCATAGGAATGACCATCGAAAGTGCTTGCATACCACTTCCCAGTGAAATAATAATGCCTTTTGCAGGATATGTTGTTTGGGAAGGTCAAATGACACTTTGGGGGATTACTTTGATTGGAACCCTGGGAAACCTTCTCGGTTCTTTGATAGCTTACTTTGTGGGTTTAAAGGGAGGCAGGCCTCTTTTAGAAACTTATGGTAAATATATTTTCATAACCAAAAGCAGATTAAACCTGGCTGATGAATGGTTCGCCAAATATGGGCACGAAGCAGTGCTCATAAGCCGATTTATACCCGGAATACGCACTTTTATCTCACTTCCTGCGGGTATAGCCAATATGGATCTCAAAAAATTTAGCATATACACTTTTTTTGGTTCTCTACCCTGGTGCTTTGCCCTTGGATATGTGGGATTCTTAATGGGTCCTCAGTGGGAAAATATTAAAGGTTACATGCATCTATTTGATACAGTAGTTGGAGTAGGTGTTGTGGTTTTCTTAGCATATCTTTTATATCATTACCACAAAAAAGCATATCCTTGA
- a CDS encoding DUF368 domain-containing protein, translated as MRKIEIYKDTILIFLRGLLMGTADVIPGVSGGTMALITGIYQRLVHAISQINANFLIAALKGDFAKSKEELLKWDFNLFIPLLSGIGVAVLTMSKIMTVMLTVYTAPTFAFFFGLILASAGFVYKHVDEVNLKNIIFLVFGLVFAIIFVGLNPIQANHSLPVIFLSGMVAICAMILPGISGAFLLLLLNQYEYMLAALNQLKFPDIIAFCLGAVIGILSFSRLLDYLLQHHKSVTMAFLVGLMVGTLRLPYTKIVTTMDSVIPVIVAAVIGFVLVVVLERQFEKYHLHWEA; from the coding sequence ATGAGAAAAATTGAGATATACAAAGATACTATTCTAATATTCCTTCGTGGATTGCTAATGGGCACTGCGGATGTTATTCCTGGAGTTTCCGGAGGCACCATGGCGTTGATCACCGGCATATACCAGAGACTGGTTCATGCCATTAGCCAGATAAATGCTAACTTCCTTATAGCAGCCTTAAAGGGGGATTTTGCTAAATCAAAGGAAGAACTCCTCAAATGGGATTTCAATTTATTCATACCTTTACTGTCAGGTATAGGTGTGGCAGTTTTAACCATGTCCAAGATCATGACGGTCATGCTGACGGTGTACACCGCCCCCACATTTGCTTTCTTCTTTGGCCTCATCTTAGCCTCGGCAGGTTTTGTATACAAACATGTTGATGAGGTTAATTTAAAGAATATCATATTTCTGGTATTTGGTCTTGTTTTTGCCATAATATTTGTGGGATTAAACCCTATACAAGCCAACCACTCACTGCCAGTCATATTCCTATCGGGAATGGTGGCCATCTGTGCCATGATACTCCCAGGAATCTCCGGAGCTTTTTTACTGCTTCTTCTAAACCAGTACGAGTACATGCTGGCAGCCTTAAATCAGCTGAAATTTCCAGATATCATTGCCTTTTGTTTGGGTGCTGTAATAGGTATTTTATCCTTCTCCCGACTCCTGGACTATCTTCTGCAGCATCACAAATCCGTGACCATGGCATTCCTGGTGGGTTTGATGGTGGGAACCCTAAGGCTTCCCTATACTAAAATAGTAACCACTATGGACTCCGTTATCCCGGTAATAGTGGCAGCAGTGATAGGTTTTGTTTTGGTAGTTGTCCTGGAAAGACAGTTTGAAAAATACCATCTGCATTGGGAGGCTTAA
- a CDS encoding ATPase — protein MMMRQEVVKFLQENGVETRFVSIMDGKVYINNLKLSRFSRRKEEVFLEHFPDYEVKRSKVFQKICTRASRVLKTALNPHDKILISGSSNCVDLTLRTVLEPYTRKYGVELIIIPELDFSLMKVQNIDGEELKVDAVALPLTMDEEVEHILDLMIHGDNLELLSSRTQNNGLRLIYPFINVPFSWIESWIEIEGLKCSVDESYGIHREMLEFLETYIPDVREKMMRSAMYIKINR, from the coding sequence ATGATGATGAGGCAAGAAGTGGTGAAATTCCTCCAGGAAAATGGTGTGGAAACCAGATTCGTCAGTATAATGGATGGGAAGGTTTATATTAATAATCTAAAGTTGTCCCGGTTTTCACGCCGAAAGGAGGAGGTATTTCTGGAGCACTTCCCAGACTACGAGGTCAAAAGATCCAAGGTTTTCCAGAAGATCTGCACCAGAGCTTCCCGAGTACTCAAAACTGCACTGAATCCTCATGATAAGATATTAATCTCCGGTTCTTCAAATTGTGTAGATCTAACCCTGAGAACGGTCCTGGAGCCTTACACCCGCAAGTATGGTGTGGAGTTAATCATTATCCCTGAACTCGATTTCAGTCTCATGAAAGTTCAGAATATAGATGGAGAAGAACTAAAAGTAGATGCAGTGGCCCTGCCCCTTACCATGGATGAAGAAGTAGAACATATACTGGATCTTATGATCCATGGTGATAATTTAGAGCTTCTAAGTTCTAGAACTCAAAATAATGGTTTGCGCCTGATTTACCCCTTTATTAACGTTCCATTTTCATGGATCGAGTCTTGGATCGAGATCGAAGGATTGAAATGTTCAGTTGATGAATCTTATGGGATTCACAGGGAAATGTTGGAGTTTCTGGAGACTTATATTCCGGATGTAAGGGAGAAGATGATGCGATCTGCGATGTATATAAAGATAAACAGGTAA
- a CDS encoding potassium channel family protein: MKNMSELMVDLAYSALLFNSKDAAEEVIKLENKVNRLNYQIKKESLLAARTVEDAEKLTALLEVGEAAETIADSAKDIADLVLKDMKPHPVFKMVMEESDEVIMRVKLSEGSELADKSLGELLLATRTGMTVIAIRRNESWIYGPDKNTMLSVGDTLIAKGYETGRSLLIQLANGETKLEDLEYEEFAED; encoded by the coding sequence ATGAAGAACATGTCCGAATTAATGGTTGATTTAGCATATTCTGCACTACTTTTCAACAGTAAAGACGCTGCAGAAGAGGTTATAAAACTTGAAAACAAAGTTAATAGGCTTAATTATCAAATTAAGAAAGAATCACTCCTTGCTGCTAGAACAGTGGAGGATGCTGAAAAGTTAACTGCTCTACTGGAAGTAGGGGAAGCTGCTGAAACCATAGCTGACTCAGCAAAAGACATAGCTGATCTGGTTCTTAAGGATATGAAACCACACCCTGTTTTTAAGATGGTTATGGAAGAGTCAGATGAAGTCATAATGAGGGTTAAATTATCTGAAGGCTCAGAATTAGCTGATAAATCTTTAGGAGAACTTTTACTCGCCACAAGGACTGGGATGACTGTTATAGCTATAAGGCGAAATGAATCCTGGATTTATGGGCCTGATAAAAACACCATGCTATCTGTGGGGGACACACTTATAGCTAAAGGATACGAAACTGGTAGGTCCCTTCTCATCCAACTTGCCAATGGGGAAACTAAGCTAGAAGATCTTGAATACGAAGAATTTGCTGAAGACTGA
- a CDS encoding Lrp/AsnC family transcriptional regulator has protein sequence MDDVDLAILRSLIKNSRITISQMSKEIDIPDATISNRLKKLESNIIKRYTLIPDWQKVGLEITSIIIIQTESERHELVKEELSRLKEVSEVYSVSGEYDILIKVWVKSIEDLNQLINSKIRSIDGVEDLTEMIVMERVKEDIPAL, from the coding sequence ATGGATGATGTAGATTTGGCTATACTCCGCTCTTTGATTAAAAATTCGAGAATTACTATCTCCCAAATGTCAAAAGAAATTGATATTCCTGATGCCACCATTTCCAACAGGCTGAAAAAATTGGAGAGTAACATCATAAAACGTTACACTTTGATACCTGACTGGCAGAAAGTTGGTCTGGAGATAACTTCCATTATCATTATCCAGACAGAGTCCGAAAGGCATGAATTAGTAAAGGAGGAACTCTCTCGTCTTAAAGAAGTGTCAGAAGTTTATAGTGTATCTGGAGAATATGATATATTGATTAAAGTCTGGGTAAAGAGTATTGAGGATTTAAATCAATTGATCAATTCGAAAATACGGTCAATTGACGGTGTTGAAGATTTAACTGAGATGATAGTAATGGAAAGAGTTAAAGAGGATATCCCAGCACTTTAA
- a CDS encoding magnesium transporter, translating into MKWTEKLLKIIGDIVHTILDWMVKLAVLVSKRSLKILKIPFIISGKFTKFFREVSRVLGETFVALFICAIGDLIAGIVLSGMTNTLEILPGLIVLIPGAIGMRGNIFGALGSRLGSNLHIGTLTPELKKSPVLNQNIISAMILTVIMSIFLAFAAKGFCILLGFESISIVDFTVISVLGGIFSGALLLPATILISIKSYENGWDPDNVTTPLIAASGDLFTIPSILLAVQILLWIRNGYADTILFVIFIIIGIVGFLYGINRGVHLKKIMVHSTPTLFLSSLFGTTAGTILNGSFSTILSNPSILALVPLFSGESGDLVSILGARLSSGLHIGSIESSLRPTEGALRNFAIIIILAIIIYPLIGILAYFGSLAVGVESLELAKMVFISTSAGLMLTPIMLLIAFYLNTFSYRKGLDPDNIVIPLSTSITDPVANTFLVMMVIFTLGVAV; encoded by the coding sequence GTGAAATGGACAGAGAAACTATTGAAGATTATTGGCGACATAGTACACACCATTCTAGATTGGATGGTAAAATTAGCTGTGCTAGTTTCAAAAAGGTCTTTAAAGATTCTCAAGATTCCATTCATCATTAGTGGTAAGTTTACGAAGTTTTTCAGAGAAGTTTCCCGGGTTTTAGGAGAAACATTCGTTGCTCTTTTTATATGTGCTATTGGTGATTTAATAGCCGGTATAGTATTAAGTGGAATGACCAACACACTGGAAATACTTCCTGGCCTTATAGTTCTTATCCCAGGGGCAATCGGGATGAGAGGAAACATATTCGGAGCATTAGGGTCAAGACTTGGTTCGAACCTCCATATTGGTACTTTAACGCCGGAATTAAAAAAATCACCAGTTTTAAACCAGAACATAATATCTGCCATGATCTTAACGGTTATCATGTCCATTTTTCTGGCATTCGCTGCTAAGGGTTTTTGTATTCTCCTGGGATTTGAGAGTATCAGTATAGTGGACTTCACAGTAATCTCAGTTCTGGGAGGAATTTTTTCCGGGGCGCTACTGTTACCAGCCACCATTCTGATTTCCATTAAAAGCTATGAAAATGGATGGGACCCTGATAACGTTACTACACCCTTGATTGCAGCCTCTGGAGACCTTTTTACTATTCCTTCAATCCTTTTAGCTGTGCAAATACTTTTATGGATAAGGAATGGCTACGCTGACACAATTTTATTTGTAATATTTATTATAATTGGTATTGTGGGTTTCCTATACGGAATCAACAGAGGAGTTCATCTTAAGAAGATTATGGTGCACAGTACTCCCACCTTATTCCTTTCGTCACTATTTGGAACCACTGCAGGTACCATTTTAAACGGTAGCTTTTCCACCATTTTAAGTAATCCCAGTATCCTGGCTCTAGTGCCACTGTTTTCAGGTGAAAGCGGAGACTTGGTAAGTATCCTGGGGGCCAGATTATCTTCTGGTTTACACATTGGTTCTATAGAATCATCATTAAGACCAACAGAAGGAGCACTGAGGAATTTTGCCATTATCATAATCCTGGCCATAATCATTTACCCCTTAATTGGTATTTTAGCCTATTTCGGTTCATTAGCCGTTGGTGTTGAATCTTTAGAACTTGCTAAAATGGTTTTCATCAGCACATCCGCTGGATTAATGCTTACTCCAATAATGCTACTAATTGCATTTTACCTCAACACATTTTCCTACAGGAAAGGCCTTGATCCAGATAACATCGTAATACCTTTATCCACCAGTATAACTGACCCGGTGGCCAACACCTTTCTGGTGATGATGGTAATCTTCACATTGGGAGTAGCCGTTTAA